The Neisseria sicca genome includes a window with the following:
- a CDS encoding DUF3482 domain-containing protein — protein sequence MNKQPLSLAVVGHTNTGKTSLLRTLLRDSGFGEVKNAPSTTRHVEEAAITDGADTLLYLYDTPGLEDAGGVLDWLETHTDARADGIERLQQFLDSDGAHHDFNQEAKVLRQLLQSDMALYVIDAREPVLDKYRDELTILSWCAKPVMPVFNFTGGQLPEAWTTMLARRNLHVFAGFDTVAFDFEGELNLWNKLATMLPQHDIIDRLTASRRREWTRLDKEARHEIAGFLLDVAAFTQEIDENDDPAPVLQTMQAEIRQLERQMQQRLFGLYRFYHSEIDSGDWVPKAFHQDPFDSELLKEYGIRTGTGAATGALIGLGLDIATLGGSLGLGTAIGGFLGGILPNTRTISDKLNGRQTLHTDPETLTLLAARALDLLHILQTRGHAAQSQVELHSRKAPWTPDKLPSELNKARSRWKWSSLNTHLPETSRAEREEYTESLSRKLGG from the coding sequence ATGAATAAACAACCCCTTTCCCTCGCCGTCGTCGGGCATACCAATACCGGCAAAACCTCGCTCCTGCGCACCTTGTTGCGCGACAGCGGCTTTGGCGAAGTCAAAAACGCCCCGTCCACCACGCGCCATGTTGAAGAAGCCGCGATTACCGACGGCGCCGATACGCTGCTGTATCTGTACGACACGCCCGGACTTGAAGACGCGGGCGGCGTTTTGGACTGGCTTGAAACCCATACGGATGCGCGCGCCGACGGCATCGAGCGGCTGCAACAGTTTCTCGACAGCGACGGCGCACATCACGATTTCAACCAAGAAGCCAAAGTGCTGCGGCAGCTTTTGCAAAGCGACATGGCGTTGTACGTCATCGACGCGCGCGAACCCGTCCTCGACAAATATCGGGATGAATTGACCATCCTTTCATGGTGCGCCAAACCGGTTATGCCCGTGTTCAACTTTACCGGCGGACAGCTTCCCGAAGCGTGGACAACCATGCTGGCGCGGAGAAACTTGCACGTTTTCGCAGGGTTCGATACCGTCGCCTTCGATTTTGAAGGCGAATTGAACCTTTGGAACAAGCTCGCCACCATGTTGCCGCAGCATGACATCATTGACCGCCTGACCGCCTCCCGTCGCCGCGAATGGACGCGTTTGGATAAAGAAGCGCGCCACGAAATCGCAGGTTTCCTGCTCGACGTTGCCGCCTTCACGCAGGAAATCGACGAAAACGACGACCCTGCGCCCGTCCTGCAAACCATGCAGGCGGAAATACGCCAGCTCGAACGGCAGATGCAGCAGCGGCTGTTTGGCCTCTACCGCTTCTACCACAGCGAAATCGACAGCGGCGACTGGGTGCCCAAAGCCTTCCATCAAGACCCGTTTGACAGCGAATTGCTCAAAGAATACGGCATCCGTACCGGCACTGGCGCGGCAACCGGCGCACTCATCGGCTTGGGACTGGACATCGCCACGCTCGGCGGTTCGCTCGGATTGGGTACGGCAATCGGCGGCTTTCTCGGCGGCATCCTGCCCAATACCCGAACCATTTCAGACAAGCTCAACGGCCGCCAAACCCTGCACACCGACCCCGAAACCCTGACCCTGCTCGCCGCCCGCGCCCTTGATTTGCTCCACATCCTGCAAACGCGCGGCCACGCGGCGCAATCGCAAGTCGAGTTGCACAGCCGCAAAGCGCCCTGGACGCCGGACAAACTCCCGTCCGAACTCAACAAAGCACGCAGCAGGTGGAAATGGTCGTCCCTCAACACCCACCTCCCCGAAACCAGCCGCGCCGAGCGGGAAGAATATACGGAAAGTTTGAGTAGGAAATTGGGCGGATAA
- the cysI gene encoding assimilatory sulfite reductase (NADPH) hemoprotein subunit, with protein sequence MTTTADPRAKLPDTPLSGNEALKDRSDYLHGTIKDDLTDDFTGGFTADNFQLIRFHGMYEQDNRDIRAERTDQKLEPLKNMMLRCRLPGGIITPAQWLGIDEFAGDHTIYGSIRLTNRQTFQYHGILKTDLKLAHQSLHKLGLDSIATASDVNRNVLCTSNPVQSPLHQEAYEWAKRISMHLLPRTMAYADVWLDGEKVFTTEPTEPRNKEIADDVEPILGKTYLPRKFKTAVVIPPDNDVDIHSNDLGFVAIEENGKLVGFNVLVGGGLSSEHGNTKTYPNTSYEFGFVPLEYTLNAAEAVVSTQRDWGNRSDRKAARTRYTLQRVGVEVFKEEVEKRMGIKFQPIRPYAFTHRGDHIGWVKGLEGNWHLTLFIENGRLLDYPGRPLKTGVREIAKIHPGDFRLTANQNLVVANVPPELKDTIDKIAKEHGLISKSITIQRENSMACVALPTCPLAMAEAERFLPSFSDKIDEMFAKYGLEDEYIVLRVTGCPNGCGRAMLAEIGLVGKAVGRYNLYAGGNREGTRIPRLFKENITEPEILEIVDGWVGNWAQNRLDDEGFGDFAIRTGIVKPVLDPPRDFWA encoded by the coding sequence ATGACTACCACCGCCGACCCGCGCGCCAAACTGCCCGACACCCCGCTTTCCGGCAACGAAGCCCTGAAAGACCGCAGCGACTATCTGCACGGTACCATCAAAGACGATTTGACCGACGACTTTACCGGCGGCTTTACCGCCGACAATTTCCAGCTTATCCGTTTCCACGGCATGTACGAGCAGGACAACCGCGACATCCGTGCCGAGCGTACCGACCAAAAACTCGAACCCTTAAAAAACATGATGTTGCGCTGTCGCTTGCCCGGCGGCATCATCACGCCGGCGCAGTGGCTGGGCATAGACGAATTTGCCGGCGACCACACCATTTACGGTTCCATCCGCCTGACCAACCGCCAAACCTTCCAATACCACGGTATTTTAAAAACCGATTTGAAACTGGCGCACCAGTCCCTGCACAAACTCGGCCTCGATTCCATCGCCACCGCCAGCGACGTCAACCGCAACGTACTCTGCACCAGCAATCCCGTTCAAAGCCCGCTGCACCAAGAAGCCTACGAATGGGCGAAACGCATCAGTATGCACCTTCTGCCGCGCACCATGGCTTACGCCGATGTCTGGCTGGACGGTGAAAAAGTGTTCACCACCGAACCGACCGAGCCGCGCAACAAAGAAATTGCCGACGACGTCGAACCGATTTTGGGCAAAACCTACCTGCCGCGCAAATTCAAAACCGCCGTCGTCATCCCGCCCGACAACGATGTGGACATCCATTCCAACGACTTAGGCTTCGTCGCCATCGAAGAAAACGGCAAACTTGTCGGCTTCAACGTCCTTGTCGGCGGCGGGCTATCCAGCGAACACGGCAACACCAAAACCTATCCTAACACCTCCTACGAATTCGGCTTCGTCCCCCTCGAATACACCCTCAACGCCGCCGAAGCCGTCGTCAGCACCCAGCGCGACTGGGGCAACCGCAGCGACCGCAAAGCCGCGCGCACCCGCTATACCCTCCAGCGTGTCGGCGTCGAAGTGTTCAAAGAAGAAGTCGAAAAGCGCATGGGCATCAAATTCCAACCCATCCGCCCCTACGCCTTCACCCATCGCGGCGACCACATCGGCTGGGTTAAAGGCCTCGAAGGCAACTGGCACCTGACCCTGTTCATCGAGAACGGCCGCCTGCTCGACTATCCCGGCAGACCGTTGAAAACCGGCGTGCGCGAAATCGCCAAAATCCATCCCGGCGACTTCCGCCTGACCGCCAACCAAAACCTCGTCGTCGCCAACGTTCCGCCCGAGCTGAAAGACACCATAGACAAAATCGCCAAAGAACACGGCTTAATCAGCAAATCCATCACCATCCAGCGCGAAAACTCCATGGCGTGCGTCGCCCTGCCGACCTGTCCGCTGGCGATGGCGGAAGCCGAACGCTTCCTGCCGTCGTTCTCCGACAAAATCGACGAAATGTTCGCCAAATACGGCTTGGAAGACGAATACATCGTCCTGCGCGTCACCGGCTGCCCCAACGGCTGCGGCCGCGCCATGCTCGCCGAAATCGGCTTGGTCGGCAAAGCCGTCGGTCGCTACAACCTCTACGCAGGCGGCAACCGCGAAGGCACCCGCATCCCGCGCCTGTTCAAAGAAAACATCACCGAACCCGAAATCCTCGAAATCGTCGACGGCTGGGTCGGAAACTGGGCGCAAAACCGCCTCGACGACGAAGGCTTCGGCGACTTCGCCATCCGCACTGGTATTGTCAAACCTGTTCTCGATCCGCCACGCGATTTCTGGGCTTGA
- a CDS encoding IS30 family transposase encodes MSYTQLTQDERYHIQYLSRHCTVTEIAKQLNRHKSTISREIRRHRTQGQQYSAEKAQKQSRTIKQRKRKPYKLDSQLIQHIDTLIRRKLSPEQVCAYLRKHHGITLHHSTIYRYLRQDKSNGGTLWQHLRICSKPYRKRYGSTWTRGKVPNRVGIENRPAIVDQKARIGDWEADTIVGKGQKSALLTLVERVTRYTIICKLDSLKAEDTALAAIRVLRAHKARVHTITMDNGKEFYQHTKIAKALKAETYFCRPYHSWEKGLNENTNGLIRQYFPKQTDFRNISDREIRRVQDELNHRPRKTLGYETPSVLFLNLFKPLIH; translated from the coding sequence ATGAGCTACACACAACTGACCCAAGACGAACGATACCATATCCAATACCTGTCCCGCCACTGCACCGTCACAGAAATCGCCAAACAGCTTAACCGCCACAAAAGCACCATCAGCCGCGAAATCAGACGGCACCGCACCCAAGGGCAGCAATACAGTGCCGAAAAAGCACAGAAGCAGAGCCGGACTATCAAACAGCGTAAGCGAAAGCCCTATAAGCTTGATTCGCAGCTGATTCAACACATCGACACCCTTATCCGCCGCAAACTCAGTCCCGAACAAGTATGCGCCTACCTGCGCAAACATCACGGGATAACACTCCACCACAGCACCATTTACCGCTACCTCCGCCAAGACAAAAGCAACGGCGGCACCTTGTGGCAACACCTCAGAATATGCAGCAAACCCTACCGCAAACGCTACGGCAGCACATGGACCAGAGGCAAAGTGCCCAACCGCGTCGGCATAGAAAACCGACCCGCCATCGTCGACCAGAAAGCCCGCATCGGCGATTGGGAAGCCGACACCATCGTCGGCAAAGGACAGAAAAGCGCATTACTGACCTTGGTCGAACGCGTTACCCGCTACACCATCATCTGCAAATTGGACAGCCTCAAAGCCGAAGACACTGCTCTGGCAGCCATTAGGGTATTAAGGGCACATAAAGCCAGAGTCCACACCATCACCATGGACAACGGTAAAGAATTTTACCAACACACCAAAATAGCCAAAGCATTGAAAGCGGAGACTTATTTTTGCCGCCCCTACCATTCTTGGGAGAAAGGGCTGAATGAGAACACCAACGGACTCATCCGACAATATTTCCCCAAGCAAACCGATTTCCGAAACATCAGCGATCGGGAGATACGCAGGGTTCAAGATGAGTTGAACCACCGGCCAAGAAAAACACTTGGCTACGAAACGCCAAGTGTTTTATTCTTGAATCTGTTCAAACCACTGATACACTAG
- a CDS encoding polyamine aminopropyltransferase yields MTANRTLIISVFIVASCGLAYELIIAALASYLLGDSILQFSSVIGLYLFSMGIGAHLTRYIKDEDVLHRFIEIELLVGIIGGISALALFVAFGLSAAPFRTLLYAFVLIVGAVVGMEIPLVMRVLNRKGAEFKELVSKVLTFDYLGALAVSLLFPLLLAPKLGMARSALLFGILNAAVAYLTARVFKAELPRYRAIRLRALIVLSVLAAAFAYADRISFKAEQSYFGDPVVYQSHSPYQRLVVTRWKDDTRLYINGNLQFSSRDEVRYHEALVLPAMQMVSHTSRILILGGGDGLAAREVLKYPQVKHVTLVDLDPDMTATFKTSAALSALNQGSLSHPKMHVVNDDAAKWLEGSSEKFDVIIIDLPDPSNFSLGKLYSVPMYRLVARHLHPQGKIVVQSTSPYFAPNAYWSVVATLEAAGLSTAPYHVYVPSFGEWGFVLAGFDKQFPVPQKFDVPTRYLNAQTAAEMFRFPPDMARRKVEPNYLNNQILVSYFESDWHNVIR; encoded by the coding sequence ATGACTGCCAACCGCACCCTCATCATCTCCGTCTTCATCGTCGCCAGTTGCGGCCTCGCCTACGAACTCATCATCGCCGCGCTGGCGAGCTATCTTTTGGGCGACAGCATTTTGCAGTTTTCCTCCGTCATCGGGCTTTATCTCTTCTCGATGGGCATAGGCGCGCACCTGACCCGCTACATCAAAGACGAAGACGTGCTGCACCGCTTTATCGAAATCGAACTTCTGGTCGGCATCATCGGCGGCATTTCCGCGCTGGCATTATTCGTCGCCTTCGGGCTTTCCGCCGCCCCGTTCCGCACCCTGCTCTACGCCTTCGTACTGATTGTCGGCGCGGTCGTCGGCATGGAAATCCCGTTGGTGATGCGCGTGTTAAACCGCAAAGGCGCAGAATTTAAAGAACTCGTTTCCAAAGTCCTGACCTTCGACTATTTGGGCGCACTCGCTGTTTCCCTGCTCTTCCCGCTTCTCTTAGCCCCCAAACTCGGCATGGCGCGTTCCGCCCTCTTGTTCGGCATCCTCAACGCCGCCGTCGCCTACCTGACCGCGCGCGTATTCAAAGCCGAATTGCCCCGCTACCGCGCCATCCGCCTGCGCGCGCTGATTGTCTTGTCCGTCCTCGCCGCCGCCTTCGCCTACGCCGACCGCATCTCCTTCAAAGCCGAACAAAGCTATTTCGGTGACCCCGTCGTCTATCAAAGCCACTCGCCCTACCAACGGCTCGTCGTTACCCGCTGGAAAGACGACACCCGCCTCTACATCAACGGCAACCTGCAATTCTCCTCGCGCGACGAAGTCCGTTACCACGAAGCCCTCGTCCTGCCCGCCATGCAGATGGTTTCCCACACCTCCCGCATCCTCATCCTCGGCGGCGGCGACGGGCTGGCGGCGCGCGAAGTCTTGAAATACCCGCAGGTCAAACACGTTACCCTGGTCGATTTAGACCCCGACATGACCGCTACCTTTAAAACCTCCGCCGCCTTAAGCGCGCTCAACCAAGGCTCGCTATCCCATCCCAAAATGCACGTCGTCAACGACGATGCCGCCAAATGGCTGGAGGGGTCGTCTGAAAAATTCGATGTCATCATCATCGACCTACCCGACCCGTCCAATTTCTCACTGGGCAAACTCTACTCCGTCCCCATGTACCGCCTCGTCGCCCGCCATCTTCATCCGCAGGGCAAAATCGTCGTCCAATCCACCTCGCCCTACTTCGCCCCCAACGCCTACTGGTCGGTCGTCGCCACCCTCGAAGCCGCCGGCCTTTCCACCGCGCCTTATCACGTTTACGTCCCCTCCTTCGGCGAATGGGGATTTGTATTAGCAGGCTTCGATAAGCAATTCCCCGTCCCGCAGAAATTCGACGTTCCCACACGTTATCTAAACGCCCAAACCGCCGCCGAAATGTTCCGCTTCCCGCCCGATATGGCAAGGCGCAAGGTCGAGCCGAACTATCTGAACAACCAAATCCTCGTCAGCTATTTCGAAAGCGACTGGCACAACGTCATCCGTTGA
- a CDS encoding NADP-dependent isocitrate dehydrogenase, which yields MTSKATIIYTHTDEAPALATQSLLPIVQAFTRHAGIEVKTSDISLSGRILAAFPEHLTEAQRVPDALAELGELVKQPDANVIKLPNISASVPQLTAAIKELQAKGFAVPDYPADPQTDEEKAVRERYDRIKGSAVNPVLREGNSDRRAPKAVKNFAKKNPHSMGAWTKDSKTHVATMQSGDFFHNEQSVTVPDATSVSIVFTDKQGNKKELREPVALKAGEIIDATVMSKKALLAFLAEQVKDAKAKGVLFSLHMKATMMKVSDPIIFGHAVKVFFAPVFEKFGDKLAAAGVNVNNGFGNLLANLDKLDADTRAAVEAEIAAVYAANPDLAMVDSDKGITNLHVPSDVIVDASMPAMIRNSGRMWDKDGKAQDTKAVIPDSSYAGVYQATIDFCREHGAFDPTTMGTVPNVGLMAQAAEEYGSHNKTFEIEADGQVQVIDAAGKVLMQHEVEAGDIWRMCQTKDAPVKDWVQLAVNRARLSNTPTVFWLDENRPHDKSLLAKVNAYLAELDTDGLDIRVLAPEEAAKFSLGRLKNGEDTISVTGNVLRDYLTDLFPILELGTSAKMLSIVPLMNGGGMFETGAGGSAPKHVQQFLEENHLRWDSLGEFLALAVSFEHLAQKTGNTKAQVLADTLDAATEKLLLNDKSPKRKAGELDNRGSHFYLTLYWAQELAAQDKDAELKAAFAPLAAALTADEAKIVEELSAVQGKAADIGGYYAPDAAKAAEAMRPSATFNQALAKL from the coding sequence ATGACTAGCAAAGCCACCATTATCTACACCCATACCGACGAAGCCCCCGCGCTGGCGACCCAATCCCTGCTGCCGATTGTGCAGGCGTTTACCCGCCATGCCGGTATCGAAGTCAAAACCAGCGATATTTCCCTGTCCGGCCGCATTTTGGCGGCGTTCCCCGAACATCTGACCGAAGCGCAGCGCGTACCCGACGCGCTTGCCGAATTGGGCGAATTGGTGAAACAACCCGATGCAAACGTAATCAAACTGCCGAACATCAGCGCATCCGTACCGCAACTGACCGCCGCGATTAAAGAATTGCAGGCAAAAGGCTTTGCCGTCCCTGATTATCCCGCCGACCCGCAAACCGATGAAGAAAAAGCCGTGCGCGAACGTTACGACCGCATCAAAGGCAGCGCGGTCAACCCCGTTTTGCGTGAAGGCAACTCCGACCGCCGCGCGCCGAAAGCGGTGAAAAACTTTGCGAAAAAAAATCCGCACAGCATGGGCGCATGGACGAAAGACTCCAAAACCCACGTTGCCACCATGCAAAGCGGCGACTTTTTCCATAACGAACAATCCGTTACCGTACCTGATGCGACTTCCGTATCCATCGTGTTCACCGATAAACAAGGCAACAAGAAAGAGTTGCGCGAGCCCGTCGCCCTGAAAGCCGGCGAAATCATCGACGCGACCGTGATGAGCAAAAAAGCCCTGCTCGCCTTCCTTGCCGAGCAAGTAAAAGACGCGAAAGCAAAAGGCGTATTGTTCTCGCTGCACATGAAAGCCACCATGATGAAAGTGTCCGACCCGATTATCTTCGGACACGCCGTCAAAGTGTTCTTCGCGCCCGTCTTTGAAAAATTCGGCGACAAACTGGCTGCCGCCGGCGTCAACGTCAACAACGGCTTCGGCAACCTGCTTGCCAATCTGGACAAACTGGATGCGGACACCCGCGCTGCCGTCGAAGCCGAAATCGCCGCCGTTTACGCTGCCAACCCCGATTTGGCCATGGTTGATTCCGACAAAGGCATCACCAACCTGCACGTTCCCAGCGATGTCATCGTCGATGCTTCTATGCCTGCGATGATCCGCAATTCCGGCCGTATGTGGGATAAAGACGGCAAAGCGCAAGACACCAAAGCCGTCATTCCGGACAGCAGCTACGCAGGCGTTTATCAAGCAACCATCGACTTCTGCCGCGAACACGGCGCGTTTGACCCGACAACCATGGGTACCGTGCCCAACGTCGGCCTGATGGCGCAAGCAGCCGAAGAATACGGTTCGCACAATAAAACCTTCGAAATCGAAGCCGACGGCCAAGTTCAAGTCATTGATGCAGCGGGCAAAGTCCTAATGCAGCACGAAGTTGAGGCAGGCGACATCTGGCGTATGTGCCAAACCAAAGACGCGCCCGTCAAAGACTGGGTACAACTCGCCGTCAACCGCGCCCGCCTGAGCAACACGCCCACCGTGTTCTGGCTCGACGAAAACCGTCCGCACGATAAAAGCCTGCTTGCCAAAGTCAACGCCTACCTTGCCGAACTGGATACCGACGGCCTCGACATCCGCGTCCTCGCGCCTGAAGAAGCCGCCAAGTTCAGCTTGGGTCGTCTGAAAAACGGCGAAGACACCATTTCCGTAACCGGCAACGTCTTGCGCGATTATCTGACCGACCTGTTCCCGATTTTGGAACTCGGCACCAGCGCGAAAATGCTGTCTATCGTTCCCCTTATGAACGGCGGCGGTATGTTTGAAACCGGCGCGGGCGGCTCCGCACCGAAACACGTCCAACAGTTCCTCGAAGAAAACCACCTGCGTTGGGACTCACTGGGCGAATTCCTCGCACTCGCCGTATCGTTTGAACATCTAGCGCAAAAAACCGGCAACACCAAAGCCCAAGTCCTCGCCGATACACTGGATGCCGCCACCGAAAAACTGCTGTTGAACGACAAATCGCCCAAACGCAAAGCAGGCGAACTCGACAACCGCGGCAGCCATTTCTACCTCACCCTCTACTGGGCGCAAGAGCTGGCAGCGCAGGATAAAGACGCGGAATTGAAAGCAGCGTTTGCGCCGTTAGCAGCCGCTTTGACTGCCGATGAAGCCAAAATCGTTGAAGAACTTTCTGCCGTACAAGGCAAAGCAGCCGACATCGGCGGCTACTACGCCCCCGACGCAGCAAAAGCCGCCGAAGCCATGCGCCCGAGCGCAACGTTCAATCAGGCATTGGCAAAGCTGTAA
- a CDS encoding DUF2868 domain-containing protein, with protein MLNPSRKLAELVRILEEGGYIFAGDPVQATEALRHVEGGVEGKIIRRAEMIDRDRRLSHTLEQVRTGSFWLWIVAATMMFSGGFSGTYLLMDSQGLNFFLILAGVLGMNTLMLAVWLASLFLRVKVGRFFSSPATWFRGKDPVNQAVFRLYADEWRQPSARWIAGVTSHSLWLCTLSGMLVSVLLLLLVRQYTFNWESTLLSNAASVRAVEMLAWLPSKLGFPAPDARAVVEGRLNGIIADARAWSGLLVGSIACYGILPRLLAWAVCKIFLKTSQSKLDLEKPYYQAVIRRWQNKIVDADTRRETVSAVSPKITLNDAPKWAVMLETEWHEGTWFTGRLAQEWLDKGVAANREEVAALENELKQKPAQLLIGVRAETVPDRGVLRQIVRLSEAAQGGAVVQLLTERTLSDDLSETLNHWRNALAECDVAWLEPDKAAQEGRLKNQ; from the coding sequence ATGTTGAACCCATCCCGAAAACTCGCCGAACTTGTCCGTATTTTGGAAGAGGGCGGCTATATTTTTGCCGGCGATCCCGTGCAGGCGACGGAGGCGTTGCGTCATGTCGAGGGCGGCGTGGAAGGAAAAATCATCCGCCGCGCGGAGATGATAGACAGAGACCGCCGGCTTAGTCATACCTTGGAGCAAGTGCGTACCGGGTCGTTTTGGTTGTGGATCGTGGCGGCGACGATGATGTTTAGCGGCGGCTTTTCCGGCACTTACCTTTTGATGGACAGCCAAGGGCTGAATTTCTTCCTGATTTTGGCGGGCGTGTTGGGTATGAATACGCTGATGTTGGCGGTATGGTTGGCATCGCTGTTCCTGCGCGTGAAAGTGGGGCGGTTTTTCAGTAGTCCGGCGACGTGGTTTCGGGGTAAAGACCCCGTCAATCAGGCGGTGTTTCGGCTGTATGCGGACGAATGGCGGCAGCCTTCGGCGCGTTGGATTGCCGGAGTGACTTCACACAGTCTATGGCTCTGCACCCTGAGCGGGATGCTGGTGTCGGTATTGCTGCTGCTTTTGGTGCGGCAATATACGTTCAACTGGGAAAGCACGCTGTTGAGCAATGCCGCTTCGGTACGCGCGGTGGAAATGCTGGCATGGCTGCCGTCGAAACTCGGTTTCCCTGCCCCCGATGCGCGGGCGGTGGTCGAAGGTCGTCTGAACGGCATCATCGCCGATGCGCGCGCGTGGTCGGGCTTGTTGGTCGGCAGCATAGCCTGCTACGGCATCCTGCCGCGCCTGTTGGCTTGGGCAGTATGCAAAATCTTTTTAAAAACAAGCCAAAGCAAGCTCGATTTGGAGAAGCCTTATTATCAGGCGGTCATCCGCCGCTGGCAGAACAAAATTGTCGATGCAGATACGCGTCGGGAAACCGTGTCCGCCGTTTCTCCGAAAATCACTTTAAACGACGCGCCCAAGTGGGCAGTCATGCTGGAAACCGAATGGCACGAAGGCACATGGTTTACGGGCAGGCTGGCGCAGGAATGGCTGGATAAAGGCGTGGCGGCGAATCGGGAAGAAGTTGCCGCTTTGGAAAACGAGTTGAAACAGAAACCCGCCCAGCTTCTCATCGGCGTACGCGCGGAAACCGTCCCCGACCGCGGCGTGTTGCGGCAGATTGTCCGACTCTCCGAAGCGGCGCAGGGCGGGGCGGTGGTACAGCTTCTGACGGAGCGGACGCTTTCAGACGACCTGTCCGAAACATTGAACCACTGGCGCAATGCGCTGGCAGAGTGCGACGTGGCATGGCTGGAACCTGATAAGGCGGCGCAGGAAGGTCGTCTGAAAAACCAATGA
- the purF gene encoding amidophosphoribosyltransferase, with amino-acid sequence MCGVLGLVSHEPVNQLLYDGLQMLQHRGQDAAGIVTAEGGTFHMHKGKGMVREVFRTRNMRDLIGNAGIAHVRYPTAGNAGSSAEAQPFYVSSPFGIVLAHNGNLTNTAELYENVCNKHLRHVNTSSDSEVLLNVFAHELRREVSKNANPHRLNIDNIFNAIAEVHRLVRGAYGVVAMIAGYGMVAFRDPYGIRPLVLGSQTDEAGRKSYAVASESVAFNALAYDLERDIQPGEAVFVGFDGTLIARQCSDRAKLSPCLFEYVYFARPDSVIDGVSVYQSRLDMGVSLAEKIKRELPVDDIDVVMPIPDTSRPSAMELAVHLKKPYREGLIKNRYIGRTFIMPGQATRKKSVRQKLSPMETEFEGKSVLLVDDSIVRGTTSREIVEMVRAAGARKVYIASAAPEVRYPNVYGIDMPTREELIANGRSAAEIAAEIGADGIVFQSLSDLEAVVKALNPKIESFDSSCFNGIYQTGDIDQAYLDRLSAEKSGCGGLKVHPSRMEHSISISDTGDEE; translated from the coding sequence ATGTGCGGTGTATTAGGTTTGGTCAGCCATGAGCCGGTAAACCAGCTTCTGTACGACGGTTTGCAGATGTTGCAACACAGGGGGCAGGATGCGGCGGGCATTGTAACGGCCGAAGGCGGCACGTTTCACATGCACAAAGGCAAAGGCATGGTGCGCGAAGTGTTCCGCACACGCAATATGCGCGATTTGATCGGCAACGCGGGCATCGCCCATGTCCGTTATCCTACGGCGGGCAACGCGGGCAGCAGCGCGGAGGCGCAACCTTTCTACGTCAGCTCGCCTTTCGGCATCGTTTTGGCGCACAACGGCAACCTCACCAATACCGCCGAACTGTATGAAAACGTGTGCAACAAACACCTGCGCCACGTCAACACCAGCTCCGATTCCGAGGTCTTGCTCAACGTATTCGCGCACGAATTGCGCCGCGAAGTCTCTAAAAACGCCAATCCCCACCGGCTCAATATCGACAATATTTTCAACGCTATTGCCGAAGTCCACCGCCTTGTGCGTGGCGCATACGGCGTGGTTGCCATGATTGCGGGCTACGGCATGGTCGCTTTTCGTGATCCTTACGGCATCCGTCCTCTGGTGTTGGGTTCTCAAACCGACGAAGCAGGCAGAAAATCCTATGCCGTCGCCTCCGAATCTGTTGCCTTCAATGCGCTTGCCTACGATTTGGAACGCGATATCCAGCCGGGCGAAGCAGTATTCGTCGGCTTTGACGGCACACTGATTGCCCGTCAATGCAGCGACCGCGCCAAACTCAGTCCCTGCCTGTTTGAATACGTCTATTTTGCCCGTCCCGACTCCGTGATCGACGGCGTATCGGTTTACCAATCGCGCTTGGACATGGGCGTGTCCTTAGCGGAAAAAATCAAACGCGAGCTGCCCGTGGACGACATCGACGTCGTGATGCCCATTCCCGACACCAGCCGCCCCAGCGCGATGGAACTTGCCGTCCACCTCAAAAAACCTTACCGCGAAGGTTTGATTAAAAACCGCTATATCGGCCGCACCTTTATCATGCCCGGCCAGGCGACGCGCAAAAAATCCGTGCGCCAAAAACTCAGCCCGATGGAAACCGAGTTTGAAGGCAAAAGCGTGTTGCTGGTGGACGACTCCATCGTGCGCGGGACGACCAGCCGCGAAATCGTCGAAATGGTACGCGCAGCGGGCGCACGCAAAGTCTATATCGCCTCCGCCGCCCCCGAAGTGCGCTATCCCAATGTGTACGGCATCGACATGCCCACACGCGAAGAATTAATTGCCAACGGGCGCAGCGCGGCGGAAATTGCCGCCGAAATCGGCGCGGACGGCATCGTTTTCCAAAGTTTGAGCGATTTGGAAGCCGTCGTCAAAGCACTCAATCCGAAAATCGAGTCCTTCGATTCGTCCTGTTTCAACGGCATCTATCAAACCGGCGACATCGACCAAGCCTACCTCGACCGCCTGTCCGCCGAGAAATCCGGCTGCGGCGGCTTGAAAGTCCACCCGAGCCGGATGGAACACAGCATCAGTATCAGCGATACGGGTGACGAAGAATAA